Proteins co-encoded in one Candidatus Stoquefichus sp. SB1 genomic window:
- a CDS encoding FMN-binding protein, translating to MKKGLWIILGIVVVLGCIVFILFQKQIQDVKDLKYSNIVMNDVDNGTYEGDVETMLIKVKVNVTVNNHRIQQIDILKHDNGFGAPAEDIVQSMIQNNDYQVDIISGATYSSEVIKNAVNQALQKGVHKNG from the coding sequence ATGAAAAAGGGACTTTGGATTATTTTAGGAATCGTTGTTGTGTTAGGATGTATCGTTTTTATTTTGTTTCAAAAACAGATACAGGATGTTAAAGATTTGAAATATAGTAATATTGTCATGAATGATGTTGATAATGGAACTTATGAGGGTGATGTTGAAACAATGCTTATTAAGGTAAAAGTCAATGTGACTGTTAATAATCATAGAATTCAACAAATAGATATTTTAAAACATGATAATGGTTTTGGGGCTCCAGCAGAAGATATAGTTCAATCCATGATTCAAAACAATGATTATCAAGTTGATATCATAAGTGGGGCAACTTATTCTAGTGAAGTTATCAAAAATGCTGTGAATCAGGCTTTACAGAAAGGAGTTCATAAGAATGGATAG
- a CDS encoding ABC transporter permease: MIKNAMLSIKKNLGKTMLLFVLMCVIANLVIAGLSIKSATTKSMEQVRTSLGSDVTLSYNMQNMMQNRDKGATMDEAISHITVSMADQLKTLKYVDSYNYTINVGVTSDDIDPVAMSSDSESSTKTRQGPQNNGDQPKMLDDNDFTVVGNTTMAHLSDFTEGNYVLKSGRLLTSDDEKSTNCVVETNLAKDNDLAVGDQLTVTSTNDDNEEISVQLTIVGIYEIETSSQMGGMMSNRQNPINQIYTGLTTAQKLNDSTTEISSATYYLDDPEHIDTFKALAKSSTDIDFETYTLDANDQVYQRSISSLENMEQFATIFLWVVVGAGSAILCLILILTMRSRFYEFGVLLSLGQAKIKIMLQQLIEVLMIAIVAFGLSLGTGKMVSNVVSSMLESTQNNQQQMVMEMPGNNQETENEKADSQKSSRFLDKAMQSPENAELDVSLTTQTIIQLGEITSLIWLVSVVLPSIYILRLSPREILVKKEG; the protein is encoded by the coding sequence ATGATTAAAAATGCGATGTTAAGTATTAAGAAAAATCTGGGGAAAACAATGTTATTATTCGTCTTAATGTGTGTCATTGCAAACTTAGTTATTGCAGGATTGTCTATTAAGAGTGCAACAACGAAATCAATGGAACAAGTGAGAACATCTTTAGGAAGTGATGTAACCCTTTCTTATAACATGCAAAATATGATGCAAAATAGAGATAAGGGTGCCACAATGGATGAAGCAATTAGTCATATAACGGTATCTATGGCTGATCAACTGAAAACATTAAAGTATGTAGATAGTTATAATTATACAATAAATGTTGGAGTGACAAGTGATGATATTGATCCAGTTGCAATGAGTTCAGATTCTGAGTCATCAACTAAAACTCGCCAAGGACCACAGAACAATGGAGACCAGCCAAAAATGTTAGATGATAATGATTTTACTGTTGTTGGTAATACAACAATGGCTCATTTATCAGACTTTACAGAAGGAAACTATGTTTTAAAAAGTGGTCGTTTATTAACAAGTGATGATGAAAAGAGTACAAATTGTGTCGTTGAAACAAATTTAGCAAAGGATAATGATTTAGCTGTAGGTGATCAATTAACAGTTACATCAACAAATGATGATAATGAGGAGATTTCTGTTCAATTAACAATTGTTGGTATTTATGAAATTGAAACATCAAGTCAAATGGGTGGCATGATGAGTAATCGTCAAAACCCAATTAATCAAATTTACACGGGCTTAACAACTGCTCAAAAGCTTAATGATAGTACAACGGAAATATCAAGTGCAACTTATTATTTAGATGATCCTGAACATATTGATACATTTAAAGCACTTGCTAAATCATCAACAGATATTGACTTTGAAACTTATACATTAGATGCGAATGATCAAGTCTATCAAAGAAGTATATCATCTTTAGAAAATATGGAACAATTTGCAACTATTTTCTTATGGGTTGTTGTGGGGGCAGGTAGTGCCATCTTATGCCTTATTCTTATCTTAACAATGCGTAGCCGTTTTTATGAGTTTGGAGTGTTATTATCTTTAGGACAAGCCAAAATTAAAATTATGTTGCAACAGTTAATAGAAGTATTGATGATTGCTATTGTGGCATTTGGATTGTCTTTAGGAACAGGTAAAATGGTCTCTAATGTTGTGAGTTCAATGCTTGAGTCTACACAAAATAATCAACAACAAATGGTTATGGAAATGCCAGGAAACAATCAAGAAACAGAAAATGAAAAAGCAGATAGTCAAAAATCATCTCGTTTCTTAGATAAAGCAATGCAATCACCAGAAAATGCAGAACTTGATGTTTCCTTAACAACACAAACCATTATTCAACTTGGAGAAATCACTAGTTTGATTTGGCTAGTATCAGTTGTTTTACCATCAATTTATATTTTAAGATTATCACCAAGAGAAATTCTGGTTAAAAAGGAGGGGTAA
- a CDS encoding ABC transporter ATP-binding protein, with product MDEKIVLTFKNVCYHYKDGSRQVNILKEANYLFEKGKTYAIVGASGSGKTTSLVLAGGLDSPKSGRILYKGEDISKIGLTKYRRNHVSIVFQSYNLINYMNAIQNVESAMDISGIHVPHKKQYAFNILKELGLSEEESKRDIRKLSGGQQQRIAIARAMAKDVDLILCDEPTGNLDQETSQGIIQTFIQLAHDKNKCVIVVTHSKDFAKELDVQLQINQGKLERIE from the coding sequence ATGGATGAAAAAATTGTATTAACATTTAAAAATGTTTGTTATCATTATAAAGATGGATCAAGACAAGTAAATATTTTAAAAGAAGCAAATTATTTATTTGAAAAAGGAAAAACATATGCTATTGTTGGAGCAAGCGGAAGTGGTAAAACAACATCGCTAGTTTTAGCAGGGGGATTAGATAGTCCTAAAAGTGGTAGAATTCTGTATAAAGGTGAAGATATTTCAAAAATAGGTTTAACAAAATATCGTCGTAATCATGTTTCTATTGTTTTTCAATCTTATAATTTGATTAATTATATGAATGCTATTCAAAATGTTGAAAGTGCTATGGATATTTCAGGAATTCATGTTCCTCATAAAAAACAATATGCATTCAATATTTTAAAAGAATTAGGATTGAGTGAAGAAGAGAGTAAACGTGATATTCGTAAATTATCAGGTGGACAGCAACAAAGAATTGCCATTGCAAGAGCAATGGCAAAGGATGTTGATTTGATTCTTTGTGATGAACCTACTGGAAATCTGGATCAGGAAACATCACAGGGAATTATTCAAACATTTATTCAATTGGCTCATGATAAAAATAAATGCGTGATTGTAGTGACGCATTCAAAGGATTTTGCTAAAGAACTAGATGTTCAGTTACAAATCAATCAGGGGAAATTAGAGAGAATTGAATAG
- a CDS encoding flavodoxin domain-containing protein, whose amino-acid sequence MKIIVVYKSKTGFSKQYAKWIQSSLNCDMLSLNQVKTLDGYDMVIYGAGLMAGQINGLKKFQSYIKNQKIVIFATGAISKEATEIIEKVKKDNLSLFNQDVPFYYFEAGLNYDKMGFFSKRMLKMMYHSLKKKTEKTMEEEEMMIALAKSHNHAKQSDILPLIETIKQS is encoded by the coding sequence ATGAAAATAATCGTTGTTTATAAAAGTAAAACAGGTTTTTCTAAACAATATGCAAAATGGATTCAATCATCATTAAATTGTGATATGCTTTCTTTGAATCAAGTCAAAACTTTGGATGGATATGATATGGTAATTTATGGTGCAGGATTGATGGCAGGGCAAATCAATGGATTAAAAAAGTTTCAGTCATATATAAAGAATCAAAAAATTGTTATTTTTGCAACAGGAGCTATTTCAAAAGAAGCAACAGAGATTATTGAAAAAGTGAAAAAAGATAATCTGTCTTTATTTAATCAAGATGTTCCATTTTATTATTTTGAAGCGGGTTTGAATTATGATAAAATGGGCTTTTTTTCAAAAAGGATGTTAAAAATGATGTATCATTCATTAAAGAAAAAAACAGAAAAAACAATGGAAGAAGAGGAAATGATGATAGCACTTGCTAAGAGTCATAATCATGCAAAACAAAGTGATATTTTACCACTTATAGAAACTATAAAGCAGAGTTAG
- a CDS encoding glycoside hydrolase family 1 protein, whose amino-acid sequence MKTGFDKDFLWGGAISCSQADGGFLEGGKGISTQDLRYLNPAWNREQVEEKHHKCPFSKAEFEQALKDMDVTYYPNRRGIDFYHHYKEDIELFHQMGMKMFRTSICWSRIFPNGDDLEPNQEGLNYYKDMFKECHKKGIKVFATILHYDIPVHLVLKYGGWKNRQTIQFYVRYAETLFKELGDLVDYWLPFNEFNAGRFAPWDGVCLIQDEEENMNQSIFQCLHHQLIANALTVKLCHEMLPGVMIGGMIARFETYPATCRPEDALQALQDEQYGNWFYTDVMARGEYPQYMDRYFDMFDIHIDIQEGDLDILKSGLVDFLSFSYYFSQVSTSDQTWEKTAGNLIMANKNPYLETSEWGWQKDPIGLRVTLNKMYDRYRLPLIIAENGLGTTDVLESDGTIHDPYRIDYLKSHIAQMKEAVIDGVDIIGYTMWGIIDIVSCGPLTMDKRYGVIYVDLDNGGQGSGKRYCKDSFYWYQKCIKSNGKELG is encoded by the coding sequence ATGAAAACAGGATTTGATAAAGATTTTTTATGGGGTGGAGCAATATCTTGCTCACAGGCAGATGGTGGCTTCTTAGAAGGTGGAAAAGGAATCTCTACACAAGATTTACGTTATTTAAATCCAGCATGGAATCGTGAACAAGTTGAAGAAAAACATCATAAATGCCCATTTTCTAAAGCTGAATTTGAACAGGCTTTAAAAGATATGGATGTGACATATTATCCTAATCGTAGAGGAATAGATTTTTATCATCACTACAAAGAAGATATTGAATTATTTCATCAAATGGGAATGAAGATGTTTAGAACATCTATTTGCTGGTCACGTATTTTCCCTAATGGTGATGATCTTGAACCTAATCAAGAAGGATTAAATTATTATAAAGATATGTTTAAAGAATGTCATAAAAAAGGAATAAAAGTATTTGCAACAATACTACATTATGATATTCCAGTTCACTTGGTTTTAAAATATGGTGGCTGGAAAAATCGTCAAACAATCCAATTTTATGTTCGTTATGCTGAAACTTTATTTAAAGAACTTGGAGATTTGGTTGATTATTGGTTACCTTTTAATGAATTCAATGCAGGACGTTTTGCACCTTGGGATGGTGTTTGCTTGATTCAGGATGAGGAAGAAAACATGAATCAATCTATATTCCAATGTTTGCATCATCAATTGATTGCAAATGCATTGACTGTTAAATTATGTCATGAAATGTTACCGGGTGTAATGATTGGTGGGATGATTGCAAGATTTGAAACTTATCCAGCAACATGTCGCCCTGAAGATGCATTACAGGCATTGCAAGATGAACAGTATGGCAATTGGTTCTATACTGATGTTATGGCGCGTGGAGAATATCCTCAGTATATGGATAGATATTTTGATATGTTTGATATTCACATTGATATACAAGAAGGAGATTTGGACATTTTAAAATCAGGATTAGTTGATTTCTTGTCTTTTTCATACTACTTCTCACAAGTTTCAACAAGTGATCAAACATGGGAAAAGACTGCTGGTAACTTAATTATGGCGAATAAGAATCCTTATTTAGAAACAAGTGAATGGGGTTGGCAAAAGGATCCGATTGGTTTAAGGGTAACTTTGAATAAAATGTATGATCGTTATAGATTGCCACTGATTATTGCTGAAAATGGATTAGGAACAACGGATGTCTTAGAAAGTGATGGAACTATTCATGATCCATATCGTATTGATTATTTAAAATCACATATTGCTCAAATGAAAGAAGCTGTTATTGATGGTGTAGATATCATTGGATATACAATGTGGGGTATTATTGATATTGTTTCTTGTGGACCTTTGACTATGGATAAGCGTTATGGTGTG
- a CDS encoding AraC family transcriptional regulator, with protein sequence MNIQDLDEFLHIDTSGERWHLKHPGELSPFYANLPLHNYHNMQCYCFDFANTLKTERIGVVKESRYTTIPPHYHKDMELNYIYEGTCTFIINGKEVTMTQGDLCILDTNVIHSATSYKSAHDIVINIVFKKEFFNSVFLSRLSQKGIITTFLLNAISKNRQHNQYIIFNTQNNFKLHTLIQFLLCEYFGPSRCFNELMQTYVSAIFLELINTLYDSQDTNYNDKMSQETLIPILNYIEENYTHCKLEDVSKKFGYNPNYLSNLLKKKTGMSFIEIKTAQQLTEGAFLLTNSQLTINEIVYKVGCNNINYFYKKFHAMYGMTPKEYRNTANELTHSF encoded by the coding sequence ATGAATATTCAAGATTTAGATGAGTTCTTACATATTGATACTTCTGGTGAGAGATGGCATTTAAAACATCCAGGTGAACTGAGTCCATTTTATGCAAACTTACCACTTCACAATTATCATAACATGCAATGTTATTGTTTTGACTTTGCGAATACATTAAAAACTGAACGTATTGGTGTTGTCAAAGAATCAAGATACACAACTATCCCTCCTCATTATCATAAAGATATGGAATTAAACTACATATATGAAGGAACCTGTACTTTTATTATTAATGGAAAAGAAGTCACAATGACACAAGGCGATTTATGTATTCTTGATACAAATGTTATTCACAGTGCGACAAGTTATAAATCTGCTCATGATATTGTTATTAATATTGTTTTTAAAAAAGAATTTTTTAACAGTGTCTTTTTAAGTCGTTTATCCCAAAAAGGCATTATTACGACATTTTTACTTAATGCAATATCTAAGAATCGACAACATAATCAATATATTATTTTTAATACTCAAAATAATTTTAAACTTCATACACTTATTCAATTTTTACTTTGTGAATACTTTGGTCCTAGCCGTTGTTTTAATGAGTTGATGCAAACTTATGTTTCAGCCATATTTCTTGAATTGATCAATACATTATATGATTCTCAAGATACAAATTATAATGATAAAATGAGTCAGGAGACTCTCATTCCTATTTTAAATTATATCGAAGAAAATTATACACATTGTAAATTAGAAGATGTTTCTAAAAAGTTTGGTTATAATCCTAATTATCTTAGTAATCTTCTTAAGAAAAAAACTGGGATGTCTTTTATTGAAATCAAAACAGCACAGCAATTAACTGAAGGAGCCTTTCTCCTTACCAATTCTCAACTCACAATTAATGAAATTGTATACAAAGTTGGTTGTAATAATATTAATTACTTCTATAAGAAATTCCATGCTATGTATGGTATGACACCCAAGGAATATAGGAATACCGCTAATGAGCTTACACATTCATTTTAA
- a CDS encoding Dabb family protein, with the protein MIKHIVCFKLKDNSLENCQKARDILMSMKGRVDTLIDIQVGIDFLHSERSYDIILETIVADEAALAAYQNDPYHCDVVKKHMHEVRTSSVSVDYYIEEKQS; encoded by the coding sequence ATGATTAAACATATCGTTTGTTTCAAATTAAAAGATAACAGTTTAGAAAACTGTCAAAAAGCACGTGACATTCTTATGTCTATGAAAGGAAGAGTTGATACACTTATAGATATCCAGGTAGGCATTGATTTTTTACATAGTGAAAGATCTTACGATATTATCCTAGAAACAATTGTCGCTGATGAAGCTGCACTAGCAGCTTATCAAAATGATCCCTATCATTGTGATGTTGTTAAAAAACATATGCATGAAGTTAGAACTTCTAGTGTATCCGTTGATTACTATATCGAAGAAAAGCAGAGTTAA
- a CDS encoding MarR family winged helix-turn-helix transcriptional regulator, with product MDRDELLVGMDNERILFGLFFAFGNRLQAAGDTFYDEITCKQFFLLICLSLFQDEAPTVNQLSEVMGSSHQNVKQLINKLEEKGFLQTVSDQVDKRKMRIIQTDKMAELKVKYEKQELAFMEQLYSGLTPQQIASTLQVIKIMENNLMKIKENGK from the coding sequence ATGGATAGAGATGAATTGTTAGTAGGAATGGATAATGAGCGTATTTTGTTTGGGTTGTTCTTTGCGTTTGGTAATAGATTACAGGCAGCAGGAGATACTTTTTATGATGAAATCACATGTAAACAATTCTTTTTATTAATATGTTTATCACTTTTTCAAGATGAAGCACCAACTGTTAATCAATTATCAGAGGTTATGGGAAGTTCGCATCAAAATGTTAAACAGTTGATTAATAAACTTGAAGAAAAAGGGTTTCTTCAAACAGTAAGTGATCAAGTGGATAAACGCAAAATGAGAATTATTCAAACAGATAAAATGGCTGAATTAAAAGTAAAATATGAAAAACAGGAATTGGCATTTATGGAACAGTTATACAGTGGTTTAACACCACAACAAATAGCAAGTACATTACAAGTTATCAAGATTATGGAAAATAATCTGATGAAAATCAAGGAGAATGGAAAATGA